From one Salmo salar chromosome ssa09, Ssal_v3.1, whole genome shotgun sequence genomic stretch:
- the insm1b gene encoding insulinoma-associated protein 1b, producing MPKGFLVKRNKKSAHVSYRTRIDEYEQEHHIPAFQSQVDSSPPVSIASSPDRAAPSPDIAADAPVPSLDAKGVPFGNQEAVYQALYSPTRPISKDHERRYYGRSFNLGSPISAESFPTPASLSSLDHLLFAPVDLKIGTSNSNRSGTTSRIPVTAIRGGTKRPASDTERKSKPASKKPKAIRKLNFEDEMTTSPVLGLKIKEAPVDFKPRTQTSAGGKPLGEFVCQLCKEAYADPFSLAQHKCSRIVRVEYRCPECDKMFSCPANLASHRRWHKPRAQSAAGIPSTPSIKSEIAKIPPSVKSTPEEAKDPRIDLLSDRDTPSPGMSESGSEDGLYNCQYCGKRFKRQAYLRKHILGHQALQNKMFEDHAFQTSDRLEEQVPVSLSSEENTNQSPLNLSPVDCLLCPVCGENFPNRASQERHLRLMHSSQVYSCKYCSATFYSSPGLTRHINKCHPSENRQVILLQMPVRPAC from the coding sequence ATGCCCAAAGGATTCCTGGTAAAAAGAAACAAGAAATCAGCGCATGTTTCCTACAGGACTCGTATAGATGAATATGAGCAGGAGCATCACATCCCAGCCTTTCAGAGTCAGGTGGACTCATCTCCGCCCGTCTCTATTGCGTCCAGTCCGGACCGCGCAGCTCCATCACCAGACATCGCAGCAGACGCCCCGGTCCCCAGTCTTGATGCTAAAGGGGTTCCGTTTGGCAACCAGGAGGCGGTGTACCAAGCCCTCTACAGCCCCACCAGGCCCATCAGCAAGGACCACGAGAGGAGATATTACGGGAGAAGTTTTAATCTAGGTTCGCCAATTTCTGCTGAATCATTCCCGACACCCGCCTCCCTCAGCAGTTTAGATCATCTCCTGTTCGCCCCGGTGGATTTGAAAATAGGCACCAGCAACAGCAACCGCAGCGGCACAACCAGCAGGATCCCTGTTACAGCCATCAGGGGCGGTACTAAGAGGCCCGCATCCGACACTGAGCGCAAGAGCAAACCTGCCTCCAAAAAACCCAAAGCCATCAGAAAACTGAATTTTGAAGACGAAATGACAACGTCTCCGGTACTTGGTCTGAAAATCAAAGAGGCTCCTGTCGACTTTAAACCCAGAACGCAGACATCGGCAGGTGGGAAGCCTTTAGGAGAGTTTGTCTGTCAATTGTGTAAGGAAGCATACGCTGATCCATTTTCTTTGGCCCAGCACAAGTGCTCTAGGATAGTGAGAGTTGAGTACAGGTGTCCTGAGTGTGATAAGATGTTCAGCTGCCCGGCTAACCTCGCCTCTCACCGGCGCTGGCACAAACCGAGAGCGCAGAGTGCAGCCGGGATACCATCTACCCCGAGCATCAAATCTGAAATCGCCAAAATTCCCCCCAGTGTCAAGTCCACCCCAGAGGAAGCCAAAGACCCAAGAATCGACCTTCTGAGTGACAGAGACACCCCCAGCCCGGGTATGTCTGAATCGGGCTCAGAAGACGGTTTATACAACTGCCAATACTGTGGGAAGAGGTTTAAGCGCCAAGCATACCTAAGAAAACACATCCTGGGACACCAAGCCTTGCAGAATAAAATGTTCGAGGACCACGCGTTTCAAACCAGCGACAGATTGGAAGAGCAGGTGCCAGTGTCCTTATCCTCAGAGGAAAATACAAACCAAAGTCCCCTGAATCTAAGCCCCGTGGACTGCCTTCTCTGCCCCGTTTGCGGGGAGAATTTCCCCAACAGGGCCAGCCAGGAGAGACACCTGCGTCTCATGCACTCCTCCCAGGTGTATTCCTGCAAGTACTGCTCTGCCACTTTCTACAGCTCACCGGGACTCACGAGGCACATCAACAAATGTCATCCGTCGGAAAATAGGCAGGTGATCCTGCTTCAAATGCCCGTGCGCCCGGCTTGCTGA